The following nucleotide sequence is from Candidatus Methylomirabilis lanthanidiphila.
CGCGCCGTCATTTCTGGACCTGTGGAACACCCCGTTTGGTTTCACGCTCGGCACGTTTGAGATGACCTACTCTGTGAAATATTGGATTAACGACGGTCTGATGACGATCTTCTTTTTCGTGGTCGGCTTGGAAATCAAACGCGAACTGGTGCTTGGGGAGCTCAGAGACCTGCGAACAGCCTCGCTCCCCATCGTTGCGGCGGCGGGCGGTATGGTGATCCCGGCCGGTCTGTATCTCGCAAGCCAACTCGGACAACCCGGCGAGCGCGGCTGGGGGATTCCCATGGCGACCGATATCGCGTTTGTCGTCGGCTGTCTGGCGGTGTTGGGGTCGCGTGTTCCGCATGGTTTGCGCATCGTGCTGCTGTCGCTGGCGATCGCCGACGACATCGGCGCCATTCTCGTCATCGCGATCGGCTATACCAGCCACCTCAATGTCGAGGCGCTGGTTCTGGGCGTGCTTGGTCTCGGTCTCGTGCGAGGACTGGCGCGCCTTGGCGTGCGGAGTATCCCGATCTATTACATCGTTGGCGTGCTGATCTGGTTGGCGTTCCATGAGTCGGGGATCCACGCTACGGTCGCCGGCGTGATCCTGGGTCTGCTGACGCCCGCCCATGGTTGGGTCAGCGCAGGACGCCTGCACGCTATCGTCCGGCAGTTCGCGGCCTACGTACAAGGGGAACTATGGAGCAACGGAGGCAAGGATCCGAGGGCGTTGCGCGCCATCGCGGTGGCGGCCCGGGAGACGTTATCCCCTTTGGAACGGCTTGAGACCGCGCTGCACCCGTGGGTGAGCTTTGTGATCATGCCCCTCTTCGCGTTGGCCAACGCGGGGGTATCGATGAACGTCTCGGACTTTGGTGAACCGGTTGCGGTGGCCGTCATGGTCGGCCTGGGAGTCGGCAAACCGGTCGGGATTGTAAGCTTCAGTTGGATGGCGGTGCGGGCGGGTATTGCCAGGCTGCCGGATGGTGTGAGCTGGAGCATACTGGCAGCGGGCGGCGTGCTGGCGGGCATCGGCTTTACGATGGCGCTCTTCATTGCCGACCTGGCGTTGGAGAACGCATTGCTCAATGCCGCCAAGGTAGGGATTCTGTCCGGGTCGGCTGCGGCCGCAACGTTGGGATGCCTGATCTTATGGTGGCTGCTTCCTAAGCGTACACACCCGGTAGCGCCGGCACGATCCCTTCACTGACACGGACGGCGAGCGCGAATCAGTTGACCTATCGACTGC
It contains:
- a CDS encoding sodium:proton antiporter codes for the protein MLQQPQQSDDLARLPAKPVDRIIEPLARFLRIEAASGLLLLFVTAIALALANSPFAPSFLDLWNTPFGFTLGTFEMTYSVKYWINDGLMTIFFFVVGLEIKRELVLGELRDLRTASLPIVAAAGGMVIPAGLYLASQLGQPGERGWGIPMATDIAFVVGCLAVLGSRVPHGLRIVLLSLAIADDIGAILVIAIGYTSHLNVEALVLGVLGLGLVRGLARLGVRSIPIYYIVGVLIWLAFHESGIHATVAGVILGLLTPAHGWVSAGRLHAIVRQFAAYVQGELWSNGGKDPRALRAIAVAARETLSPLERLETALHPWVSFVIMPLFALANAGVSMNVSDFGEPVAVAVMVGLGVGKPVGIVSFSWMAVRAGIARLPDGVSWSILAAGGVLAGIGFTMALFIADLALENALLNAAKVGILSGSAAAATLGCLILWWLLPKRTHPVAPARSLH